In Juglans microcarpa x Juglans regia isolate MS1-56 chromosome 1S, Jm3101_v1.0, whole genome shotgun sequence, the genomic stretch ttgtttttgtaacttttttttatatttttctattcatattttttaatatatttaaatatttttaaaaaataaaaaaaaaatatatcaatacacttaaaatcacttccttcatcattaagtaaaaaaaataattttactgaGTGGTCAAATAGAGCGGTAACTTTGAAACGGCATAGTAGTTTTTTTCCTCGGGTAATATGAGTTATCATTCACCATTTAGGTGTATTCAATCTTGtctattataataacaattcGCAGAATGCCTAAAGTGATTTTCAAAAAGTTATGCAGAGTCACATTTAATTTTACTCCGTCCTCTCATCTTGGCCAGTGTCACATGTAACAATCCAGGACTATGGATAATAGTCATTTGAGTGGGCAATGGCATTGACAAAGAGGCATTTGGTTGGTGGACATTAAAAGCAAAGCAGATGGGTCGAAGACAAACTTGGGGAAGTAAGGAAGCCACTCCACAAGCAAAATCTCTTATCAACTTCGTTGATGCCAAAAATCGCACAACAGTTTGGAAGGAGAGAAAGAGTTATTCTCGATCCGCTATAACGATTTGAGCCTCAATCGGTATAATCTGGAGTCCACGGAGTGGTTTGGTGTGATTGTGCATACGTCCATGacagtgaatgaaaaataaatactgaGAATATAAAAGTGATATGGacatagattttcatgatttgacATATTACCTACATCCACAAGAGTTTCTGAAGAGGGGAGAgtccactataatatacttatttatagTTTCTCATAGTCTCTGTATAATAGAgattataattctatttttctaATAGAGATCTCTTGTCGCTATAACTCCTATCATAAAGTTAAAGAAGTGGTCGAAGTCTCCCTGAAATCATCTAGTGTTCCTTTTTTATGCCTCTTTTTGCATGCCCTTAGAGAGTGGTGAGGATTTATCGCATTTCTTTACGTGTCTGACATATTCCATTCCTTTTCGTGTCCACCTTCCATTCCTCTTGAtatcttctctttttccttatctctcatttctctctttttcatctTCTAGTACTGGTATTTCCTTGATGGGTTAGGCTTATTGTAGACCCTATATATTTTTCCTACCAAAATTCATTGGGTTTCTGTCCTTTTGCTGGTATGAGCATGTTGAGATACTTTCTCATTTCGaaacctttttatttatttatttatatatattctattgcATGCAAGGTTTGTTGTGATATTGTTGAATGGAAGAAGCAACGAAGACTGCTCTAAATTATAATCTTGTCAGATTGTGAGTGCGAGCAGACAGAAACACTGGCCATGCTTTGTCTTCTCGAATCAGTGTATTATATttcgtaaaaaaaataaaaaataaaaataatgaaaagggCCCAACCGGGTTCGAACCGGTGACCTCTTGATCTGCAGTCAAATGCTCTACCACTGAGCTATGGACCCTTTGCATATAAAGCGTTgctacatttaaaaatatctatcttTAAAATGTAAGATCCTTTAGTCAGTCAAGTCAAATTCAGCTGTGAATCTTCGAATTCGACTTGATCCAACATAAATATTAGTGGTTCAAGCTCGATTCGAACTTAAGGATCTATGTTCAAGTTCAGCTTGATGGTCCGTTTGAATGCATAAActgttttatcttatttcatctcatcgttacaatttttttaaatttctatataaaatataataaataattcaactttttcaaattctaaaataataataatattaaaaaaataatattctaataatattttatataacttttatctaaaatcttctctttttatctcactatccaaaaaaGACTTAAATTCATAAAGTTTGAATTTGAGCTAAATAAAACAAACGATTCTGATTCgagttcaaattaatttatttgacgGTAAGAATGGATTAATTTCACtaactaatatattttaaattataaattaattaataaaatttgttattaaaaaaaaattaagttcgCTGTGTAACTCAatcagacacacacacacacacacgataACGTAGATTAAAtaaagtctcgtttgttttcagatatgagatgaattgatattaaagttaaaaagtcaaATAACATATtgtcagaatatattttttaatattatttttactttaaaatttaaaaaagttgaattatttattttattttgtgtgaaaatttgaaaaattgtaatgatgagatgagaggtttttaaaattttagattttagtctTGAAAAAAAACCATAAGATGTTTAGGAAGGAATGATTCCACCAAAGAAATTggaagagagaggggggaggcAAGAATATGAGAGGACAAAGAGACATAAGAATTAGTGAATATCAGAGGACTAAAGAGACATAAGAATTAGTATTGCAGTAGTCCTGCCTATCCCTGGGACAACTAACTAGATTGTACAATCATTGCAAGAACACTCCATGCCCATTACTATTACCAGATACCATTGTAGAGAACTCCTCCTTACACTACTGACATGGTGGTGCGTTCCAGAAATTTTCAAGGTCCGGGTTGAATACATTAGTACCAAGAGCGaaagcagcaacaacaacaacaaaaaaaagaaaagaaaaaggaattacTTTGCTGAATTACTTATTCGAAATGATTCTTTGGTTACTCCATAATAGACTGGATCATCGCCTAAATAAGTGATGTAATTCCAGCCAAAAGCTGATCCTCCAACAACATATGTCCCATGAATTTTAACATCTTCAGCTCCCCGCTTCTCCAACGCAACACTTGAGAAGAACTTATTCTCAGATGGTTTTACAAATGCCTTGTCTTGTTGAGGCTGCTCCATTGTTGGCTTAAAATCCTGGGGCTGCTCTTGCGGCTTCTGATCATCCTGGTTTTCACCGGACAAGGGCTGGCCTTCTGCCACGTTCTTACTCTTACTTGCAGAAACTGTTTCTGCAGTGATCTTTTTGTATAGTTCCTTCAGAAGTTTCATCTCTGCAAGTTGAAGGTTTCAAACTCAAAAACAAATGTCATGAAGAAACACAACTACATTCTTATTGTCCACCACAAGCAATATCTCATGGAATTGGTTCTATCATTAGAAACCTTGGATCTAATGGTGCATGGAAGTGAATGGTCTAGATAATGGGTGCAGGCCACAGGCATGGATGAAGCCCATGAAACTCAGGATACAATATCATCCTCTAAGAATCAGTACTTTTTAAGTCCTGGATAAGATTAATGGCTTTCATCACGGATGCAAATCCATCTCACTACTCTGCATGCATTACAACATTTCTTGAATTTAGGGTGACAACAAGCCAAACATGACAAACAAACTTCGGTGGAGCACAAGGATTACTTGTCATGGGATTTGGCTTAACAAGTTACGGAATAATACATGTACAAGCTTCTTAAATATCATAAAGAGACAAATCATCCAAACCAACTAGGGTGGTATGATCTTCTACCATACCGAAGTGAGTAAGCCTTTGCATTTGTTTGTGTAATGCGCAAAGAGAATTTAAAGGCTATATGTATCAAAATGACATGGAAAAGAAAGGATAGAGTATTACACAATTACTAAAGAAATTTCTATATCATGGCAGGCACAAGATTGAAACTGGCACACAGAATGTACAGACATTATTGTCTTTCTTATTACGAGTTTAACCATGGGTAGCAAAATTGCACTAACACAGAGATGATTATATTTATCAATCTTAATAACTAAAAGAGTTTTTTAGTAAGCTTACGTTCTCGTATTTCTTCAGCTGCCTTACAATTCCGAAAGTCAGGGATCCGGAGAACCTTAAAGATAATatacaaaacaagaaaatcagaACTATCATGCTTGATAAAACCTACCATGCAAATGAAGCAGTTCCTTTGTCATCTCACCAAAAGTGATCATATCCCAACATGAAATTTCAGGAACCTTAAAATCCACcatgatcatgaatttgatttaaaatcttTTGTGCATGGCCAAATTCAATCCATGCACAAAAACTATTACAGCAAATGAGAGTGTAGTACAGAACAAAGAATATACAGGGCAATTAGAGCATAATAATGATGGGAAAATGAAATAGTTACTAACAACACCATGTAAGCACTTTGAGGAAACGACCGCCATTAATCACAAAATGGAGAAAAATGctcattttctgtttgtcaaagTTAGCTGGACCAAATATCTAAGAAgtgattgaattaaaaaattagtaataGGGCCATATATGGGATGTGAAAGGCTTTATCCGAAAAAGTGCTTCATGAATAGATTGCCCATAGAGagtgaagaaaatagaaatttccAACTTCAAGCTGCAACAGCAGGTTCAACCAGAGCGGAAGGTTTTCTTCAAGAGCAATGCCAAAACCAAGATATTTTACAGAAGTGTAAAAATGGTCAGGATCATACTAAGTACTTGATCGAGATTGTCTTCAAATGTATAATCAGAGGATATCGACTCAATTTCAAGGGAATTTCACAACATAAATGCAATAACACTCATCTTTGCTAGGCAAATACGAGCCAAGCACAAAAGGATTAAACCGTCGACCTGCCCTCCATATAAGATCTAAGACCAGGAATTGAATAGTTATACCATCTACATTAAGAGCTATCAAAACTGGAATAACACCCACTAGCCTAGATAGTATCGTCCatacatatatagataaaaagatATCTTTTTAGCTTCTGGGCCCGAAATCGAATAGTACCTCAACAAAATGAGGACGAAGCTCTTTAATAACGGCACGCATCTGAAAGTAGTTGGGGTTCTTGATATGAATACTTGTGTCAAGCGGTCTCTTCTTGCTCTTCGG encodes the following:
- the LOC121247563 gene encoding uncharacterized protein LOC121247563; translated protein: MEEPMPAQTTPTQLSNPPTIAQCPPPKPPAPTPLPPKSKKRPLDTSIHIKNPNYFQMRAVIKELRPHFVEVLRIPDFRNCKAAEEIREQMKLLKELYKKITAETVSASKSKNVAEGQPLSGENQDDQKPQEQPQDFKPTMEQPQQDKAFVKPSENKFFSSVALEKRGAEDVKIHGTYVVGGSAFGWNYITYLGDDPVYYGVTKESFRISNSAK